From Vanrija pseudolonga chromosome 1, complete sequence, a single genomic window includes:
- the terG_1 gene encoding Efflux pump terG has product MTTSIDKDDAGTRSTASTLAIHDGHDAISEKSKSESSDSPAAELEPSAEASRPESTITEDAAPETALAPPAPPQLPTGRRWALTLIVMFSMAMNGGAQTGLNIALPLIQTELGITEANLQWVASAFSLTNGCFLLISGRVADAYGRKRCFIGGMLWYAVWCLVGSFMHSGPALIVTRAMAGAGASMGIPSGMGIIAGNLHGRQRATAFACFGAGAPIGAGTGMVIGGLLTAYASQTWRALLWIFTGLGVVIASFAFVYVPADKAKGPEHDRRIDWLGAAMITSGLVLLQFTVSDGVSAPRGWREPYVPTLFSVSIILIAAFFVWQWYLKNKTTYPPLLRLALFTRARGRLGAYYFVGFVAWTGFASISYHVNLYYQQVKLTGPLGAVVRFLPVPISGIICNIIVARVIHRVPLQFLVCFGVFCTGLSATFLALSGRDTLYWTFPFNAMYLVVIGADFLVPTGSIFVSLMALPQEQSVAGALFQTLLQLGGSFGLTLTSVIATTYSNKARARGEDEIDSILKGLQASFWLAAGLAFTAFVIAVIFLRGIGIVSEIAQRKNKEAAEPAPQTEKGDTHV; this is encoded by the exons ATGACGACGAGCATTGACAAGGACGACGCTGGGACAAGATCAACAGCTTCGACGCTCGCCATCCACGACGGCCATGACGCCATAAGCGAGAAGTCAAAGTCCGAGTCGAGTGACTCGCCAGC AGCAGAACTTGAAcccagcgccgaggcctCCCGCCCCGAGTCGACGATAACGGAGGATGCAGCACCGGAAACAGCactcgcgccgcctgccccgccgcAGCTCCCAACGGGGCGGAGATGGGCACTGACCCTCATCGTGATGTTCAGCATGGCGAtgaacggcggcgcgcaaaCGGGCCTCAACATCGCCCTGCCGCTCATCCAGACCGAGCTGGGCATCACCGAGGCCAACCTGCAGtgggtggcctcggcgttcTCCCTCACGAACGGCTGcttcctcctcatctcgGGGCGCGTGGCCGACGCGTACGGGCGCAAGCGGTGCTTCATCGGCGGCATGCTGTGGTATGCGGTCTGGTGTCTGGTCGGCAGCTTCATGCACTCTGGCCCGGCACTGATCGTGACGCGTGCGATGGCCGGTGCGGGCGCCTCCATGGG TATCCCCAGCGGTATGGGTATCATCGCAGGCAACCTGCacggccgccagcgcgcgacTGCCTTCGCGTGTTTcggggcgggcgcgccgaTCGGCGCCGGCACAGGCATGGTGATCGGCGGCCTGTTGACGGCTTACGCCAGCCAGACGTGGCGCGCCCTCCTGTGGATCTTTACCGGCCTTGGGGTTGTCATTGCGTCCTTCGCGTTCGTCTACGTccccgccgacaaggccaaggggcCAGAACATGACCGCCGGATCgactggctcggcgcggcaATGATCACCAGCGGTCTCGTGCTGCTCCAGTTCACTGTCAGCGACGGGgtcagcgcgccgcggggaTGGCGCGAGCCTT ACGTCCCTACCCTCTTCTCCGTTTCCATCATCCTCATCGCCGCCTTCTTCGTCTGGCAGTGGTACCTCAAAAACAAGACCACCTACCCCccgctcctccgcctcgcgctgtTCACGCGTGCGCGTGGCCGTCTTGGCGCGTACTACTTTGTCGGGTTCGTCGCGTGGACGGGCTTTGCGTCCATCTCATACCACGTCAACCTGTACTACCAGCAGGTCAAGCTCACCGGCCCCTTGGGCGCAGTGGTTCGCTTCCTGCCCGTCCCGATCTCGGGCATCATCTGCAACATCATCGTGGCGCGGGTCATCCACCGCGTGCCGCTCCAGTTTCTGGTATGCTTTGGCGTCTTCTGTACCGGACTATCGGCGACCTTCTTGGCCCTGTCAGGCCGCGACACCCTCTACTGGACGTTCCCCTTCAACGCAATGTACCTTGTCGTGATTGGCGCCGACTT CCTCGTGCCCACGGGCTCCATCTTCGTCTCACTCATGGCCCTCCCGCAAGAGCAGTCAGTTGCCGGTGCCCTATTCCAGACCCTCCTGCAGCTGGGTGGGTCGTTCGGCCTGACCCTCACCTCGGTCATCGCCACGACCTACTCCAACAAggctcgagcacgcggcgaggatgagatCGACTCCATACTGAAGGGTTTGCAGGCCTCGTTCTGGCTCGCAGCAGGGTTGGCCTTCACTGCGTTTGTCATCGCGGTCATCTTCCTGCGCGGTATCGGTATTGTGTCCGAGATCGCCCAGAGAAAGAACAAGGAGGCagccgagcccgcgccgcagACAGAGAAGGGCGATACCCATGTCTAA